A section of the Methanococcus vannielii SB genome encodes:
- a CDS encoding TetR/AcrR family transcriptional regulator, with protein MKANIEDKRKAVMDAALKLFTERGFHGTSTAQISKEAGVATGTLFHYFPTKEDLINNLYFEVKGDLSRTMVKDLELQNTFKDKLKKIWDNLVRWGLDNHNEFLFVGQFCNSPYISNFTREEVMKEYVFLHKLVDDGIKNGDVKELPSELIIAMFYQNSRTLVDVISGCGPSCNENKFIDDGFEIVWNGLTKN; from the coding sequence ATGAAAGCAAATATTGAAGACAAAAGAAAAGCCGTTATGGATGCCGCATTGAAACTATTCACCGAACGTGGATTTCACGGTACATCTACAGCCCAGATTTCAAAAGAAGCAGGAGTAGCTACGGGTACGCTCTTTCATTACTTTCCAACGAAAGAAGACCTAATAAACAACCTGTATTTTGAAGTAAAAGGAGATTTAAGTCGAACAATGGTAAAAGACCTCGAATTACAAAATACTTTCAAAGATAAGTTGAAGAAAATATGGGATAATTTAGTTAGATGGGGCTTAGATAACCATAACGAATTCCTATTTGTCGGCCAATTTTGCAATTCCCCATACATATCGAATTTTACACGTGAAGAAGTGATGAAAGAGTACGTATTCTTACACAAACTCGTTGATGACGGAATAAAAAATGGGGACGTTAAAGAATTACCCTCAGAACTGATAATCGCAATGTTTTACCAAAACAGCAGGACCTTGGTAGATGTAATTTCTGGTTGTGGCCCATCCTGCAACGAAAATAAATTTATTGATGATGGATTTGAGATAGTCTGGAACGGACTAACCAAAAACTAA
- a CDS encoding cupin domain-containing protein, which yields MNDSTDLSNSVIFPKGEELPEFLSKYFSGKVWVSMLVGRDNEFNCPIGNVTFEPGCINNWHKHPGGQILLVTGGRGYYQEEGKPAQELKAGDVVEIPSNVKHWHGAAHDSWFVHLSVETNSKAGPAEWLEPVSDEEYCDLK from the coding sequence ATGAACGATTCAACAGATTTAAGCAATAGCGTAATTTTCCCAAAAGGAGAAGAACTTCCAGAATTTTTGAGCAAGTATTTTTCGGGTAAAGTATGGGTCAGTATGTTAGTTGGAAGAGATAACGAATTCAATTGCCCGATTGGAAATGTGACATTTGAACCAGGCTGTATAAATAACTGGCATAAACATCCCGGAGGACAGATTTTACTGGTTACCGGTGGTCGTGGTTACTATCAAGAAGAAGGAAAACCTGCTCAGGAACTTAAAGCTGGAGATGTAGTTGAAATTCCTTCAAACGTAAAACACTGGCACGGGGCAGCTCATGACAGCTGGTTTGTACATCTTTCCGTTGAGACAAATTCAAAAGCAGGTCCTGCAGAATGGTTAGAACCCGTATCTGACGAAGAATACTGCGATCTGAAATAG
- a CDS encoding aldo/keto reductase, with protein sequence MEYRKLPHGGEKVSTIGIGSGSLKDATPQEIKDIVSYGMDQGVNLIDTVMYDTNAVDPIAETLNGYRDEMMMQLHLGVWYPKGTYSRTRVLRNVKKGFEQELKNYNTDYADIGLISYVDQVKDFENIMSNGIFDYAKKLKQDGTIRHLGISSHSEEICKLFIETGEIDVIMFSINAAYDFSPSRGMLSLSNERMELYRECEKQGIGITVMKAYGGGQLLNEKTSPFKRVMTIPQCIQYTLDRPGVISCLPGVRSRADLDYALKFYSASEKERDYSFIGNLPHKEMTGTCIYCNHCQPCPSKIDIGSVNKYLDLSRVGDDLAKDHYMKLSKNANDCTNCGTCEKNCPFNVDIRGRMIEAKKYFGSINNAKK encoded by the coding sequence ATGGAATACCGAAAATTACCTCACGGTGGTGAAAAGGTCAGCACTATCGGCATTGGATCAGGGAGCTTGAAAGATGCCACACCACAAGAGATCAAAGATATCGTCAGTTATGGTATGGACCAGGGCGTAAACCTGATCGATACCGTTATGTATGACACAAATGCGGTAGATCCAATTGCTGAAACATTGAATGGGTATCGTGACGAGATGATGATGCAACTACACCTTGGCGTGTGGTATCCAAAAGGAACATATTCAAGGACAAGAGTTCTCCGCAATGTTAAAAAGGGTTTTGAGCAGGAATTGAAGAACTACAATACAGACTATGCCGATATTGGCCTCATCAGCTATGTTGATCAGGTTAAAGACTTTGAAAACATCATGTCAAATGGCATTTTTGATTATGCTAAAAAGCTAAAACAAGATGGAACCATTCGACATCTTGGTATTTCATCCCATTCTGAAGAGATATGTAAACTCTTTATCGAAACTGGTGAAATCGATGTCATAATGTTCAGCATTAATGCAGCTTATGATTTTAGTCCGTCCAGAGGCATGCTCTCTTTATCTAACGAACGTATGGAACTCTATCGAGAATGTGAAAAACAAGGGATCGGAATCACAGTTATGAAAGCGTATGGTGGTGGACAGCTATTAAATGAAAAAACATCACCTTTCAAACGTGTTATGACAATTCCTCAATGCATACAGTATACATTGGATCGTCCAGGCGTTATTTCATGTCTTCCGGGGGTACGGTCAAGAGCAGATTTGGATTATGCACTTAAATTTTACTCGGCTTCTGAAAAAGAACGAGATTATTCATTTATTGGCAATCTACCACATAAGGAAATGACCGGTACTTGTATATACTGTAACCACTGTCAACCGTGTCCATCCAAAATCGATATTGGTTCAGTAAATAAGTATTTAGACCTTTCAAGAGTGGGTGATGACCTTGCAAAAGACCACTACATGAAGTTAAGTAAAAATGCAAATGACTGCACCAATTGTGGCACCTGCGAAAAGAACTGTCCGTTTAATGTGGATATACGTGGCAGAATGATTGAAGCAAAAAAGTATTTTGGTTCAATAAATAATGCAAAAAAATGA
- a CDS encoding alpha/beta hydrolase, whose amino-acid sequence MESNKTFKLSEKVTVEKVSYKNKYGITVAADMYLSKDIDKSQKYPAIVIGTPYGGVKEQGAGIYAQNLAERGFVTIAFDESYNGESSGEPRHISSPDLFVEDFSAGVDFLGTRPFVDRNKIGAIGICGSGAFSITAAQVDPRIKAVATASMYDMSRMIRNGWEDSMTDEQRAQTLVQLGEQRWKDFENSTPELPAGFPNEPADVIPEGLDPITSEFFEYYGMKRGHHPNAGAAFTITSSMSFMNFPLMKYIKTISPRPILFIIGENAHSRYFSEDAYKMATEPKELYIVPGARHIDLYDGGDNDCIPFDKLEGFFKEHLE is encoded by the coding sequence ATGGAATCAAACAAAACTTTCAAATTAAGCGAAAAAGTGACGGTAGAAAAAGTTTCATATAAAAACAAATACGGAATCACCGTTGCAGCAGATATGTACCTGTCAAAAGACATAGACAAATCCCAAAAATATCCTGCAATCGTTATCGGAACACCTTATGGTGGTGTAAAAGAGCAGGGTGCAGGTATTTACGCACAAAATTTGGCAGAAAGAGGGTTTGTAACAATTGCATTTGATGAATCATATAATGGAGAAAGCAGTGGGGAGCCTAGGCATATATCTTCACCCGATTTATTTGTGGAAGATTTTAGCGCAGGAGTGGACTTTTTAGGAACAAGGCCGTTTGTAGATAGAAACAAAATCGGTGCTATTGGCATTTGCGGAAGTGGGGCATTTTCAATTACTGCAGCCCAGGTAGACCCCAGAATTAAGGCCGTAGCTACTGCAAGTATGTACGACATGAGTAGAATGATCCGAAACGGATGGGAAGATTCAATGACTGATGAACAGCGTGCTCAAACCTTAGTTCAGCTTGGTGAGCAACGATGGAAAGATTTTGAGAACAGTACTCCTGAATTACCTGCTGGTTTTCCTAACGAACCTGCTGACGTTATTCCCGAAGGATTGGATCCAATTACAAGTGAATTCTTTGAATACTATGGAATGAAACGTGGACATCATCCTAATGCAGGAGCCGCATTTACTATAACTAGCAGCATGTCTTTCATGAATTTCCCTTTGATGAAGTATATAAAAACGATTTCACCAAGACCAATTTTATTTATTATCGGTGAAAATGCTCATTCCAGATATTTCAGTGAAGATGCTTACAAAATGGCTACAGAACCAAAAGAACTATATATTGTACCGGGTGCAAGACATATCGACTTGTACGATGGTGGGGACAATGACTGTATTCCATTTGACAAATTGGAAGGATTTTTCAAAGAACATTTGGAATAA